A part of Amycolatopsis lurida genomic DNA contains:
- a CDS encoding SDR family oxidoreductase gives MSLTGKVCVITGAARGLGRACAVTFAEAGADLLLVDIARDLAEIPYPLGSYDQLAHTASLCEQAGAATVITAADVRDSRQCLLAVDEALDRFGTIDVLVNNAGIASPSGKIAHEITEQEWSLMLDIDLSGAWRMMKAVAPIMVQRRSGSVINVSSTAGTVGYRHFASYVAAKHGLIGLSKAAALDYAPMRVRVNALCPGSVRDDPLVDGRMLGEIARSLSVPVDEHEQIFVRDQPMNTLIDPSDIANAALWLASDGSRQVTGSVLTVDGGFTAR, from the coding sequence ATGTCGTTGACGGGCAAGGTGTGCGTCATCACCGGTGCCGCGCGTGGCCTCGGCCGCGCGTGCGCGGTGACCTTTGCCGAGGCGGGAGCGGATCTGCTGCTGGTGGACATCGCGCGGGATCTCGCGGAGATCCCGTACCCGCTCGGGTCGTACGACCAGCTGGCTCATACGGCGAGCCTGTGTGAACAAGCCGGGGCCGCGACCGTGATCACCGCCGCCGACGTGCGTGACTCCCGGCAGTGCCTGCTGGCGGTGGACGAGGCACTCGACCGGTTCGGCACGATCGACGTGCTGGTCAACAACGCGGGTATCGCGTCCCCGTCCGGGAAGATCGCGCACGAGATCACGGAGCAGGAGTGGTCGCTCATGCTCGACATCGATCTGTCCGGTGCCTGGCGCATGATGAAGGCCGTCGCGCCGATCATGGTCCAGCGGAGGTCCGGCAGCGTCATCAACGTGTCCTCGACCGCGGGCACGGTCGGCTACCGGCACTTCGCGAGTTATGTCGCGGCCAAGCACGGCCTGATCGGGCTGTCCAAGGCGGCCGCGTTGGACTACGCCCCGATGCGGGTGCGGGTGAACGCGTTGTGCCCGGGCTCGGTGCGAGACGATCCGTTGGTGGACGGCCGGATGCTCGGCGAGATCGCCCGTTCGCTAAGCGTGCCGGTCGACGAGCACGAGCAGATCTTCGTCCGGGATCAGCCGATGAACACGCTGATCGATCCATCCGACATCGCGAACGCGGCGCTCTGGCTGGCTTCGGACGGCTCCCGCCAGGTGACCGGCAGCGTGCTGACCGTGGACGGGGGCTTCACCGCCCGGTGA
- a CDS encoding NAD-dependent epimerase/dehydratase family protein, which yields MASYKDVLVTGGAGFIGRNMIAGMVRDGYTITALDNYKIGGKEFVDDEIRKEVNWVEGDSRDYSLIAKLTKGVDGVIHLAAPSSFLMYEEDPTDGASVTTQGFLNILEAVRRNDVGKLVYASTSAVYEGNPVPYTEEMTLAPPDLKALSKKWNEEAARQYSDRYGITAVGLRPFSVYGHDEFSKGGYANVISLFVWAALSGQTPVLWGNGQQTRDFIYVTDAGRAFQLALEADLKTDEFNVGTGLETTFNRTLDLIGSELGVDLTPRYVPTPIAIYAERLWADTRKAENILGFHPSVTVEEGIRRVIASAKEARDRWPELGTRQMYFETLPS from the coding sequence ATGGCTTCCTACAAGGACGTCCTCGTCACCGGCGGCGCCGGATTCATCGGACGCAACATGATTGCCGGGATGGTCCGTGACGGGTACACCATCACGGCGCTGGACAACTACAAGATCGGCGGCAAGGAGTTCGTCGACGACGAGATCCGCAAAGAGGTCAATTGGGTCGAAGGCGACTCCCGGGACTATTCCCTCATAGCGAAGCTGACCAAGGGCGTGGACGGGGTCATCCACCTCGCCGCTCCGTCCTCCTTCCTGATGTACGAGGAAGACCCCACCGACGGCGCGTCGGTCACCACGCAGGGTTTCCTCAACATCCTGGAGGCCGTTCGCCGCAACGACGTCGGAAAACTGGTGTACGCGAGCACGAGCGCGGTCTACGAGGGGAACCCGGTGCCCTACACCGAGGAGATGACCCTGGCCCCACCGGATCTGAAAGCGCTTTCGAAGAAGTGGAACGAGGAGGCGGCCCGGCAGTACTCCGACCGCTACGGCATCACCGCGGTCGGGCTGCGCCCGTTCAGTGTCTACGGGCACGACGAGTTCAGCAAGGGCGGCTACGCGAACGTCATCTCGCTGTTCGTCTGGGCCGCGCTCAGCGGGCAAACGCCCGTGCTCTGGGGAAACGGGCAGCAGACCCGCGACTTCATCTACGTCACCGACGCCGGCCGCGCCTTCCAGCTCGCCCTGGAAGCCGACCTCAAGACCGACGAGTTCAACGTCGGGACCGGACTGGAAACGACGTTCAACCGCACCCTGGACCTGATCGGCTCCGAACTCGGCGTGGACCTCACGCCCCGCTACGTGCCGACGCCCATCGCGATCTACGCGGAGCGGCTGTGGGCGGACACGCGCAAGGCCGAGAACATCCTCGGTTTCCACCCCTCGGTCACGGTCGAGGAAGGTATCCGCCGCGTGATCGCGTCCGCCAAGGAAGCACGCGACCGCTGGCCAGAACTCGGCACCCGGCAGATGTACTTCGAGACTCTGCCGAGCTGA
- a CDS encoding glycosyltransferase family 4 protein has translation MKRVLALTDAPDDVGIFCQETELLLFRIEQLPAAGHSFEFFEQVYARLREACDLSTVDMVVAEYTEALPLLYLMRRDGHSCPALIIPHTNPYPLNILCHLMLVAETAHPGDLVLCGSTNAAAAYEQVAGIPARNICTFGIRDIYRPGDRAEARARFGLPPDRPILLYTGRFMTDKGIGALLEAYHLLRRSVPDALLTMSVTHVDAVLYNQLAAQLEHVVLFQRLSREETVSLYNAADLYVSGATSIFETYGKAPLEAMACGLPAVLPRWDGFPYFVGEHNGALAEVRYGNTGRTSPFDFAAVDPADLARQCRRVLDRGRLTDYRTPAWATYGETMRVLRDVVGELTAHPRLSLPVDPSAALHRERYSPAVRAFLDHYRLDTLEDLTGRTTELGLIDRRDPGDRTVLRGLHDEIFGIMAADPGRAGDDEKAGVTG, from the coding sequence ATGAAACGGGTACTGGCGCTGACCGACGCGCCTGACGATGTCGGCATTTTCTGTCAGGAAACGGAACTGCTGCTGTTCCGGATCGAGCAGCTGCCGGCGGCCGGACACAGCTTCGAGTTCTTCGAGCAGGTGTACGCCAGGCTGCGCGAAGCCTGTGATCTGTCCACTGTAGACATGGTGGTGGCGGAGTACACCGAGGCGCTGCCCTTGCTGTATCTGATGCGCCGGGACGGCCACTCGTGCCCGGCGCTGATCATCCCGCACACGAACCCGTACCCGCTCAATATCCTGTGTCACCTGATGCTGGTCGCCGAGACCGCGCATCCCGGCGATCTGGTCCTGTGCGGCTCGACCAACGCCGCGGCCGCCTACGAGCAGGTCGCCGGGATCCCCGCCCGCAACATCTGCACGTTCGGCATCCGCGACATCTACCGGCCGGGGGACCGCGCGGAGGCGAGAGCCCGGTTCGGGCTCCCACCCGACCGGCCGATCCTGCTGTATACCGGCCGATTCATGACCGACAAGGGAATCGGTGCGCTGCTCGAGGCATACCACCTGCTGCGCCGCAGCGTGCCGGACGCGCTGCTGACGATGTCGGTGACACACGTCGACGCGGTCCTCTACAACCAGCTCGCGGCACAGCTCGAGCACGTGGTGCTGTTCCAGCGTCTCTCGCGCGAGGAGACGGTGAGCCTGTACAACGCGGCGGACCTCTACGTCTCCGGTGCCACCAGCATCTTCGAGACCTATGGGAAAGCGCCGCTGGAGGCGATGGCCTGCGGGTTGCCCGCGGTGCTGCCGCGCTGGGACGGTTTCCCGTATTTCGTCGGCGAGCACAACGGCGCTCTGGCCGAGGTCCGGTACGGGAACACCGGCCGGACCAGCCCGTTCGACTTCGCGGCCGTCGATCCGGCCGACCTCGCGCGGCAATGCCGTCGGGTGCTGGACCGCGGCAGGCTGACGGATTACCGGACGCCGGCCTGGGCCACCTACGGAGAGACCATGCGTGTGCTCCGTGACGTGGTCGGTGAGCTGACCGCGCACCCGCGGCTGTCCTTGCCCGTTGACCCGTCCGCGGCGTTGCATCGTGAGCGCTACTCACCTGCCGTTCGCGCCTTCCTCGACCACTACCGGTTGGACACACTCGAAGATCTGACCGGCCGGACGACCGAACTGGGCCTGATCGACCGCCGCGATCCGGGTGACCGCACTGTCCTCCGTGGACTCCATGACGAGATCTTCGGCATCATGGCCGCCGATCCCGGCCGGGCCGGTGACGACGAGAAGGCCGGGGTGACCGGATGA
- a CDS encoding cytochrome P450, producing the protein MTAGLGLADQRGDYASLVRWWARMRDSKPVHYDAELGNWHVFRYDDAMRVIGDHETFSSDLRSAVRQPEQFAIVARGAFNGFDPPEHTKLRSLVRTALTPRMIAGLEPRITAIAHELLDSLSGRRRVELIGDLAYPLPLIVIAELMNIPLADRHLFRAWADALFFQGRGDEPVVVPTEEMLRSVEPLIGEMNAYFLDHIRHRRRHPGGDLISKLAAVEVAGTRLADEEVLGVCGFLLVAGHITTTLVLGNAVHLLATRPDLAAELRGRPDLIPSAVEEVLRFRGQLPATPRRTTREVTFGGHVVPAGEVLLVWIASANRDERQFPQADRFDPRREPNHHLGFGRGIHFCVGAPLARLEQRVALRAVLERWDSFSLDGGVRPEDVRKAIGFRALPLAVSWAG; encoded by the coding sequence ATGACCGCGGGACTCGGCCTGGCCGACCAACGCGGCGACTACGCCTCCCTGGTGCGCTGGTGGGCGCGCATGCGGGATTCGAAGCCGGTGCACTACGACGCGGAACTGGGGAACTGGCACGTGTTCCGCTACGACGACGCGATGCGCGTCATCGGCGACCACGAGACGTTCTCGTCGGACCTGCGCTCGGCCGTCCGGCAGCCGGAGCAGTTCGCGATCGTCGCGCGCGGCGCGTTCAACGGCTTCGACCCGCCGGAGCACACGAAACTGCGCTCGTTGGTCAGGACCGCGCTCACTCCCCGGATGATCGCCGGCCTCGAGCCCCGCATCACCGCCATCGCACACGAACTGCTCGACTCCCTGTCCGGACGGCGCCGGGTGGAGCTGATCGGGGACCTGGCCTACCCGCTGCCGCTGATCGTGATCGCCGAGCTGATGAACATCCCGCTGGCCGATCGGCACCTCTTCCGCGCCTGGGCCGACGCCTTGTTCTTCCAGGGCCGTGGGGACGAGCCGGTCGTGGTGCCGACCGAGGAAATGCTGCGCTCGGTCGAACCGCTGATCGGCGAGATGAACGCCTACTTCCTCGACCACATCCGTCACCGGCGGCGGCATCCGGGCGGCGACCTGATCAGCAAGCTCGCCGCGGTCGAGGTGGCCGGCACCCGGCTCGCCGACGAAGAGGTACTGGGCGTCTGCGGCTTCCTGCTGGTAGCCGGGCACATCACCACCACACTGGTGCTCGGCAACGCCGTGCACCTGCTCGCCACCAGGCCGGATCTCGCCGCGGAACTGCGGGGCCGGCCGGATCTGATCCCATCCGCCGTCGAGGAGGTCCTGCGCTTCCGAGGCCAGCTGCCCGCGACCCCGCGACGGACCACCCGCGAAGTCACCTTCGGCGGCCACGTCGTACCGGCCGGTGAGGTATTGCTCGTCTGGATCGCCTCCGCGAACCGGGACGAACGCCAGTTCCCGCAGGCGGACCGCTTCGACCCGCGACGAGAACCCAACCACCATCTGGGGTTCGGGCGAGGTATCCACTTCTGCGTCGGTGCCCCACTGGCCAGGCTGGAACAGCGCGTCGCCCTGCGCGCGGTGCTCGAGCGGTGGGACTCGTTCTCACTGGACGGCGGTGTGCGGCCCGAGGACGTGCGCAAGGCGATCGGGTTCCGGGCACTCCCCCTCGCGGTCTCCTGGGCAGGCTGA
- a CDS encoding thioesterase II family protein — MRQLSLVCLPFAGSGAGFFREWKKSEVAGVRVCPIQLPGREERFLEDPFKDVADAVAELTPQIVAEVGVRNPVALFGHSLGAVLAYEIARELGRIAHPGLCHLYVSGSPGPWSPRVERATGLPDEEFVAKVQRFAGYRHAAFDNPGLLEVLLPVLRADVAMHENYRPTAGAPLTVPITALRGTRDRLVSRAQAEQWATMTEARFEYRELEGVHMYLTEAPERVLRIVAGDRACR, encoded by the coding sequence GTGCGGCAATTGTCTCTCGTATGCCTGCCATTCGCGGGCAGCGGCGCCGGCTTCTTCCGGGAATGGAAGAAATCGGAGGTGGCCGGGGTCCGGGTGTGCCCGATCCAGTTGCCAGGCCGCGAGGAACGTTTCCTGGAGGACCCGTTCAAGGATGTCGCCGACGCCGTGGCCGAACTGACGCCACAGATCGTGGCCGAGGTAGGCGTGCGCAACCCCGTCGCGTTGTTCGGGCACAGCCTCGGCGCGGTGCTCGCCTACGAAATCGCCAGGGAACTCGGCCGGATCGCCCATCCGGGGCTGTGCCATCTGTATGTCAGCGGTTCACCCGGGCCGTGGAGCCCCCGCGTCGAACGAGCCACCGGACTGCCCGACGAGGAGTTCGTGGCCAAGGTGCAGCGGTTCGCCGGCTACCGGCACGCGGCCTTCGACAATCCCGGCCTGCTCGAGGTGCTCCTGCCGGTCTTGCGCGCCGACGTGGCGATGCACGAGAACTACCGGCCCACGGCGGGAGCGCCTCTCACTGTTCCGATCACCGCGCTCCGCGGAACGCGGGACCGGCTCGTGTCGCGGGCACAGGCCGAGCAGTGGGCGACCATGACCGAAGCCAGGTTCGAGTACCGGGAACTCGAGGGCGTCCACATGTACTTGACCGAGGCGCCGGAACGGGTCTTGCGCATCGTGGCCGGGGATCGAGCATGTCGTTGA
- a CDS encoding EamA family transporter, whose amino-acid sequence MIVLAVLLVLVAAFAHAGWNVIAKRMGMSGSLFVFSYMAVGSVLILPLGIGTLILGGPVDLGHWLLSAVVGTCLQLSYYLLLQRAYRTSDLSVVYPLSSGVAPVFAIAAAVLLLGERPSPLALLGAATVIGGVLVITVDRSPGPISRATSLSAAGFGLLIGLANALATLWDKNVVSGFGLSPLLVFWGVSIGEVLVLAPVALARTQALRDLWSAHRREILVVGTLVPTAYVLVLFAIRWAPVSVIAPVKELSIVTAVVFGWYFLGEGHVRRRITGALVVMGGVAMLTFA is encoded by the coding sequence GTGATAGTTCTGGCTGTGCTGCTCGTGCTCGTCGCGGCGTTCGCCCATGCGGGCTGGAACGTGATCGCGAAGAGAATGGGCATGTCGGGTTCACTGTTCGTCTTCTCCTATATGGCCGTGGGCAGCGTGCTGATACTGCCGCTGGGGATCGGCACCCTGATCCTCGGCGGCCCGGTCGACCTCGGGCATTGGCTGTTGTCGGCCGTGGTCGGCACCTGCTTGCAGCTCAGCTACTACCTGCTGTTGCAACGCGCCTACCGTACGTCGGATCTGTCGGTGGTCTACCCGCTGTCCAGCGGTGTGGCACCGGTATTCGCGATCGCCGCGGCCGTGCTGCTGCTCGGTGAGCGGCCGAGCCCGCTGGCCCTGCTCGGCGCGGCCACGGTGATCGGCGGGGTCCTGGTCATCACCGTGGACCGGTCGCCCGGTCCGATCAGCCGCGCCACGAGCCTGTCCGCGGCCGGGTTCGGTCTGCTGATCGGCCTTGCCAACGCGTTGGCGACATTATGGGACAAGAACGTCGTCAGCGGTTTCGGTCTTTCACCACTGCTCGTCTTCTGGGGCGTGTCGATCGGTGAGGTGCTGGTCCTGGCTCCGGTCGCGCTCGCGCGCACCCAAGCGCTGCGAGATCTCTGGTCGGCGCACCGCCGCGAAATCCTGGTGGTCGGCACGCTGGTGCCGACTGCGTACGTCTTGGTGCTCTTCGCGATCCGGTGGGCGCCGGTCAGCGTGATCGCTCCGGTGAAGGAGCTGAGCATCGTGACCGCGGTCGTCTTCGGCTGGTACTTCCTGGGGGAAGGCCACGTCCGCCGCCGGATCACCGGCGCGCTCGTCGTGATGGGTGGCGTCGCCATGCTGACCTTCGCTTAG
- a CDS encoding class I SAM-dependent methyltransferase: MNMSSSETAVRRTFDTVAGSYDQNGVEYFRPIAARLVELAALGPGEYVLDVGCGRGAALFAAADAVGPAGQVVGIDVSAAMIAKTAADLRRRHATGVVVAVMDGAAPGFGPGYFDAVIGSNSVHMVPGLASAYGRYRTLLAPGGRLAVCAPASVLEPEPRVFGLRSIAAAAARFSVSARVYPQEEAFGGPEKATEDLRRAGFSDIAVHVEDVVLRADSPDQLVRWTWTHGMRMMWDTMPTEHHETVAREIEAEAAEFMTDSGVIEIPSPVRYFVAR; the protein is encoded by the coding sequence ATGAACATGTCGTCTTCCGAGACAGCGGTGCGGCGGACTTTCGACACGGTAGCCGGGTCCTACGACCAGAACGGCGTCGAGTACTTCCGTCCGATCGCCGCGCGGCTCGTCGAGCTCGCCGCACTCGGTCCCGGCGAGTACGTCCTGGACGTCGGCTGCGGTCGCGGCGCGGCGCTGTTCGCCGCGGCCGACGCGGTCGGCCCCGCCGGGCAGGTCGTCGGGATCGATGTCTCCGCGGCCATGATCGCGAAGACGGCGGCGGACCTGCGCCGCAGACACGCCACCGGAGTGGTCGTCGCGGTCATGGATGGCGCCGCTCCCGGCTTCGGACCCGGCTACTTCGACGCCGTCATCGGCAGCAACAGTGTGCATATGGTGCCGGGCCTGGCATCCGCCTACGGCCGGTACCGGACCCTCCTGGCTCCCGGCGGACGCCTCGCGGTCTGTGCGCCGGCGTCGGTACTCGAACCCGAGCCCCGAGTGTTCGGGCTGCGGTCGATCGCGGCGGCCGCGGCCAGGTTCTCCGTCTCAGCCCGCGTCTACCCGCAAGAGGAGGCCTTCGGTGGCCCGGAAAAGGCGACCGAGGATCTCCGGCGCGCCGGTTTTTCCGACATCGCCGTCCACGTCGAGGACGTCGTGCTGCGGGCGGACTCACCGGACCAACTCGTCCGGTGGACCTGGACGCACGGCATGCGGATGATGTGGGACACCATGCCCACGGAGCACCACGAGACGGTCGCACGGGAGATCGAGGCCGAAGCAGCCGAGTTCATGACGGATTCCGGTGTCATCGAGATCCCGTCACCGGTGCGGTACTTCGTCGCCCGCTGA
- a CDS encoding non-ribosomal peptide synthetase, with product MSAATECHSLVMRISDPPDLPVRIWRTTVPGDPDGPVARARVRAESRRPIHPGSPPLRAVSLRYADGTADLVLVAVRSVLPAATLRRIAEGTAAIAALPDWDPRPAPAGGIDWGLGDPRRAGVVAELPVDPAGRGERHVLGAIALAIGRYGGTEWGVLDLTDNAILAYPIEEDRSRSMADFLSRFDESPVTPGEPPAVGVVLSPSFGEGRYLPCLAPVFPLTFQLERGRATCWFDEGLVDPAIARRFCAQITHLAGQPEDRTLSRIELMSAAERAEVLRLGGAGPVPRKEGRIDHAIEQVTARQPDAVALVAGDRRLTYRQLDDLACEVAGGLRSRGIARGSRIGVCLERDADLVSTLLGILKAGCAYVPMDVLYPAERLRFTAEDAGMPLVITTLAEFPSSPGTRVLTPGELREPRGPADRQEPADGGDAAYVIYTSGSTGRPKGVVVPHHNVLALLQATTEEFGLCAADSWTLFHSSAFDFSVWEIWGCLLTGGRLVVLPYWVTRDTEEFHAVLAEQRITVLSQTPSAFAQLVRTDRRARLDLALRLVVLGGEPLDVRMIEPWFARHSPAACRVVNMFGITETTVHVTAQTVTPAEVAAGSRSVGRALPGWSVSIRDELGRLLPPGPAGEIYVGGAGVASHYLGQPELTGQRFLRDDVTGERVYRSGDKGRLRPDGRIDHLGRLDNQVKVRGFRIEPDEIRLVLLAAPGVSAAAVVVHRDDPDDPASSRIDAYVAVSGSAGPAPVFAHARATLPEYMMPSTITPVERIPLTINGKPDIARLPDPRAGSVEPAADPAEESTGIADDVLRIWSEILNTRVTLEDNFFTLGGNSLLVVRVLDQMRERDLPRVSLKQFYGNSTAAQFVKLVSGLTDAG from the coding sequence ATGAGCGCAGCCACTGAATGCCACAGCCTGGTAATGCGGATTTCCGATCCGCCGGACCTGCCCGTGCGGATCTGGCGGACCACGGTCCCGGGGGATCCGGATGGTCCCGTGGCCAGGGCGCGCGTCCGTGCCGAGTCGCGGCGGCCGATCCATCCCGGCAGCCCCCCGCTGCGCGCCGTCTCGTTGCGTTATGCCGACGGGACGGCGGATCTCGTGCTGGTGGCGGTCCGCTCCGTGCTCCCGGCGGCCACGCTGCGGCGGATCGCCGAGGGCACCGCCGCGATCGCGGCCCTGCCGGACTGGGACCCACGGCCCGCACCGGCGGGCGGCATCGACTGGGGGCTGGGGGATCCGCGCCGCGCCGGCGTCGTCGCCGAACTGCCGGTGGATCCGGCCGGACGCGGCGAGCGGCACGTCCTCGGCGCGATCGCGCTCGCGATCGGCCGTTATGGCGGCACGGAATGGGGAGTACTGGACCTGACGGACAACGCGATCCTGGCTTACCCGATCGAGGAAGACCGGTCGCGTTCCATGGCGGACTTCCTGTCCCGCTTCGACGAATCGCCGGTCACGCCAGGTGAGCCGCCCGCGGTAGGGGTCGTGCTGAGCCCATCCTTCGGTGAAGGCCGCTATCTGCCGTGCCTGGCACCGGTTTTTCCGCTCACCTTCCAGCTGGAACGAGGCCGGGCGACCTGCTGGTTCGACGAGGGACTCGTGGACCCGGCGATCGCGCGCCGGTTCTGCGCACAGATCACGCACCTGGCCGGGCAGCCGGAGGACCGGACACTCAGCCGGATCGAGCTGATGTCCGCGGCCGAGCGGGCGGAGGTACTCCGCCTGGGCGGGGCGGGTCCCGTTCCGCGCAAGGAGGGCCGGATCGACCACGCCATCGAGCAGGTGACGGCGAGGCAGCCGGACGCCGTGGCCTTGGTGGCGGGCGATCGGCGGCTGACCTACCGGCAGCTGGACGATCTGGCCTGCGAAGTGGCCGGGGGACTGCGGTCGCGGGGGATCGCCAGGGGCAGCCGGATCGGAGTCTGTCTGGAGCGGGACGCCGATCTGGTGAGCACCCTGCTCGGCATCCTCAAGGCAGGCTGCGCGTACGTGCCGATGGACGTGCTGTACCCCGCGGAGCGCCTGCGGTTCACCGCGGAGGACGCCGGGATGCCGCTCGTCATCACCACCCTGGCGGAGTTCCCTTCTTCGCCTGGGACGCGGGTACTGACGCCGGGTGAATTGCGCGAACCGCGCGGACCGGCGGACCGGCAGGAACCGGCCGATGGCGGTGACGCCGCTTACGTCATCTACACCTCGGGTTCGACCGGCCGGCCCAAAGGCGTCGTCGTTCCGCACCACAATGTGCTGGCGTTGTTGCAGGCCACCACAGAGGAGTTCGGCTTGTGCGCGGCGGACAGCTGGACGCTTTTTCACTCCAGCGCCTTCGATTTCTCCGTATGGGAGATCTGGGGTTGCCTGCTCACCGGCGGCCGCCTGGTGGTGCTGCCGTATTGGGTGACCCGCGATACCGAGGAGTTCCACGCGGTGCTGGCCGAGCAGCGGATCACCGTGCTGAGCCAGACGCCGTCCGCGTTCGCCCAGCTCGTGCGCACGGACCGGCGTGCACGGCTGGACCTCGCGCTGAGGCTGGTCGTCCTTGGTGGCGAACCACTCGATGTGCGGATGATCGAGCCCTGGTTCGCCCGCCACTCTCCGGCCGCGTGCCGGGTGGTCAACATGTTCGGAATCACCGAGACCACCGTGCACGTGACCGCGCAGACGGTGACCCCGGCGGAGGTGGCCGCCGGTTCTCGGTCGGTCGGCCGCGCGCTACCCGGCTGGTCGGTGTCGATTCGCGACGAGCTGGGCCGGTTGTTGCCCCCGGGGCCCGCGGGGGAGATCTACGTGGGAGGTGCGGGAGTCGCGAGCCACTATCTGGGACAGCCGGAGCTCACCGGGCAGCGGTTCCTTCGCGACGACGTCACCGGAGAACGGGTCTATCGCAGCGGTGACAAGGGACGGCTGAGACCGGACGGGAGGATCGATCACCTCGGCAGGCTGGACAACCAGGTCAAGGTGCGTGGATTCCGTATCGAACCGGACGAGATCCGCTTGGTCCTGCTCGCCGCGCCCGGCGTGAGCGCCGCGGCCGTCGTGGTCCACCGGGATGATCCGGATGATCCGGCGAGCAGCCGGATCGACGCCTACGTCGCGGTGTCCGGGAGTGCCGGCCCGGCGCCGGTCTTCGCGCATGCCCGCGCGACACTGCCGGAATACATGATGCCGTCGACGATCACCCCGGTCGAGCGGATCCCGCTGACGATCAATGGGAAACCGGATATCGCCCGGCTGCCCGATCCCCGTGCCGGATCGGTGGAGCCTGCCGCGGACCCGGCCGAGGAGTCGACCGGAATCGCCGACGACGTGCTGCGCATCTGGAGCGAGATACTGAATACCCGGGTGACGCTGGAGGACAATTTCTTCACCCTTGGCGGTAATTCCCTGCTGGTCGTGCGGGTTCTTGATCAGATGCGGGAACGCGATCTTCCCAGGGTCTCGCTGAAACAGTTCTACGGCAACTCCACGGCGGCGCAGTTCGTGAAGCTGGTGAGCGGGCTGACGGACGCGGGCTAG
- a CDS encoding methyltransferase, with the protein MSTRDTDRDAVIKVARGATLFTPWALRAAVTLGLPDLVAGGVDDLADLARRSGADVGALRRLVRYLVLLEVFRAPAADRVELGELGAVLCSGHPAGLAKALDQREAFARRGDEAIASLPEAVRTGKSVWTGLFGRGFWDDLAADAVLGRSFDAAMAAHAATLGPEVARRYDWSGVRHVTDVGGGTGHVLAAVLTAHPGLTGTLVDLPATVGAADPVLRAAGVADRVTVAGGSFFEPLPGGTDVCLLANILHDWPDEDAVTILRRCRAAVVAGGQVVLVERVLDEVPAAGDDPGQFVASQRDLAMLLLLDAAERTEAQFARLGREAGLRPGGVVGLLPEQGLFLVCFDVG; encoded by the coding sequence TTGAGCACCAGGGACACCGATCGGGATGCGGTGATCAAAGTGGCCCGCGGCGCGACCCTGTTCACCCCGTGGGCGTTGCGGGCCGCGGTCACGCTCGGACTGCCGGATCTGGTGGCCGGCGGGGTCGACGACCTCGCCGACCTCGCGCGTCGGTCCGGCGCGGATGTGGGCGCGCTTCGGCGGCTGGTCCGGTATCTCGTGTTGCTGGAGGTGTTCCGCGCGCCCGCCGCGGATCGCGTCGAACTCGGAGAGCTCGGGGCGGTCCTGTGCAGCGGCCATCCGGCAGGCCTGGCGAAGGCACTGGACCAGCGCGAAGCCTTTGCCCGTCGTGGTGACGAGGCGATCGCCTCACTACCCGAGGCGGTACGCACGGGCAAAAGCGTGTGGACAGGTCTGTTCGGACGCGGCTTCTGGGACGACCTCGCCGCCGATGCGGTGCTCGGCCGGTCCTTCGACGCGGCGATGGCCGCGCACGCCGCCACACTCGGCCCCGAGGTGGCGCGCCGTTACGACTGGTCGGGGGTCCGGCACGTGACCGACGTCGGCGGCGGGACCGGGCACGTCCTCGCGGCCGTGCTGACCGCTCATCCCGGACTTACCGGAACGCTGGTGGACCTGCCCGCCACCGTCGGTGCCGCGGACCCGGTGCTGCGGGCGGCGGGCGTCGCGGATCGGGTGACCGTGGCGGGCGGCAGCTTTTTCGAACCGCTGCCCGGCGGAACGGATGTCTGCCTGCTGGCGAACATCCTGCATGATTGGCCCGACGAGGACGCGGTCACGATCCTGCGCCGCTGCCGGGCCGCGGTGGTCGCGGGCGGACAGGTCGTGCTCGTCGAACGGGTGCTGGACGAGGTGCCCGCCGCCGGTGACGATCCCGGTCAGTTCGTGGCCAGTCAGCGAGACCTGGCCATGCTGCTCCTGCTGGACGCCGCCGAGCGCACCGAAGCGCAGTTCGCCCGGCTCGGCCGGGAAGCCGGGCTGCGGCCGGGTGGCGTCGTCGGCCTGTTGCCGGAGCAAGGTTTGTTCCTGGTCTGTTTCGACGTCGGCTGA